In the Kribbella sp. NBC_00482 genome, one interval contains:
- a CDS encoding lysine N(6)-hydroxylase/L-ornithine N(5)-oxygenase family protein — translation MYDVIAIGCGPFNLGLAALADGVDDVQLAVLDSRPEFTWHRGLMFEDAMLQVSFLADLVSLVEPAHHLSFLSYLKDNDRLYQFYVREKFHPTRREYETYLRWCAAQLDSLHFGHHVREAVWNGSSFELTVERGDSVEQFEARHLVVGVGTEPSVPAALAGLPAERFAHSADYLFRRDDLLRTGRVTVVGSGQSGAECALDLLRANGPAVSWLTRTPSFAPLDYSKLVLEMTTPSYVDYFHGLDEPVRDKLVKEQWRHYKGISSETLDDIHDVLYSRDLPVELQCGVAVVAAVARADGLELTMLHADSGKTFQHTTGAVVAATGYRNRPLPFLDSLQEQIEHDAAGRWVINRDHSVRGALEGRIFVANADLHSHGVAAPDLGIGAIRNATILNSVAGREVFRLPKSTAYTTFAIPG, via the coding sequence ATGTACGACGTGATTGCGATCGGCTGCGGGCCGTTCAACCTCGGACTGGCCGCACTGGCGGACGGCGTGGACGACGTACAGCTGGCTGTGCTCGACAGTCGGCCGGAGTTCACCTGGCATCGCGGGCTGATGTTCGAGGACGCAATGCTGCAGGTGTCGTTCCTGGCGGATCTGGTGTCGTTGGTCGAGCCGGCGCATCACCTGTCGTTCCTGTCGTACTTGAAGGACAACGACCGGCTGTATCAGTTCTACGTGCGGGAGAAGTTCCACCCGACGCGACGGGAGTACGAAACGTACCTGCGGTGGTGTGCGGCGCAGCTGGACTCACTGCACTTCGGCCACCACGTGCGGGAAGCGGTGTGGAACGGCTCGTCGTTCGAGCTGACTGTGGAGCGCGGAGACAGCGTTGAGCAGTTCGAGGCTCGGCATCTGGTGGTCGGCGTCGGTACTGAGCCGTCCGTACCTGCTGCGCTGGCAGGACTCCCTGCTGAGCGGTTCGCGCACTCCGCGGACTACCTGTTCCGGCGTGACGATCTGCTGCGCACAGGACGGGTGACGGTGGTTGGCTCGGGGCAGTCGGGTGCTGAGTGCGCTCTGGACCTGCTGCGAGCCAACGGTCCTGCTGTGTCCTGGTTGACGCGTACGCCGTCGTTCGCTCCGCTGGACTACTCCAAGCTGGTATTGGAGATGACGACACCGTCGTACGTCGACTACTTCCACGGACTGGACGAGCCGGTGCGCGACAAGCTGGTGAAGGAGCAGTGGCGGCACTACAAGGGCATCTCGTCGGAGACGCTGGATGACATCCACGACGTCCTGTACTCGCGGGACCTGCCGGTTGAACTGCAGTGCGGTGTAGCTGTCGTCGCCGCGGTCGCGCGTGCTGATGGGCTTGAGCTCACCATGCTGCATGCGGACAGCGGGAAGACGTTCCAGCACACGACTGGCGCCGTCGTCGCGGCGACCGGCTACCGGAACCGGCCACTGCCGTTCCTGGACTCACTGCAGGAGCAGATCGAGCACGACGCTGCCGGTCGCTGGGTCATCAACCGCGACCACAGCGTGCGAGGCGCTTTGGAGGGGCGAATCTTCGTCGCGAACGCCGACCTGCACAGCCACGGCGTCGCTGCACCGGACCTCGGCATCGGAGCGATCCGCAACGCGACCATCCTGAACAGCGTGGCTGGCCGCGAGGTGTTCCGGCTGCCCAAGTCCACCGCGTACACGACGTTTGCGATCCCAGGATGA
- a CDS encoding IucA/IucC family protein, with protein MSVWTQCSSELLAKLISQFCTEGLLEPVDNRLDLGAVSYVFEATRGGFGSWRVDPASIRRTTAGILGNDESEVATDPIRFFVDAADVLGVDGSTVAGYVAELTSTLAADVRMASTAVPAAELLELHHTRLEGHLTGHPLLVANKGRLGFSASDSERYAPEARTPLHLVWLAVRRGLAEFRGTPDLSEHSVIARELDPPVIEAFRARLDDPDAYVWLPCHPWQLDHVVRTQWARELATGEIVVLGESPDEYLPTQSIRTMVNISNPSRYQVKLPLKILNTSVYRGIPSHCTLAAPMITQWLRGLWSRDEIFRALGTELLGEVASVTVPHPELSTHPAIPYQWTETLGSIWRDPVDPRLQSGETVWPLAAVLHPGLAEEMIARSGTDPQAWLGHLLSTLFRPLLHLLHHYGITVNPHGENLAIICDGSGLPSRLVIKDLVDDINISTDPIVARGIEPDSHDRVLPRKPWPILRQYVVDALLLGVLNPLAARSLIREETFWGIALGEVHRYTQNHPEYTDRLTATALTAESFLRYPLNGYRLTLGYTDLDTRPPIPVTGTIPNPLHTATPIPLQY; from the coding sequence ATGAGTGTTTGGACGCAGTGTTCGTCGGAGTTGCTGGCGAAGCTGATCTCGCAGTTCTGCACGGAGGGGCTGCTGGAGCCCGTCGACAACCGGCTGGACCTCGGGGCAGTCTCCTACGTCTTCGAGGCGACGCGCGGCGGCTTCGGGAGCTGGCGGGTCGATCCGGCCTCGATCCGACGTACCACGGCCGGCATCCTCGGCAACGACGAGAGCGAGGTCGCCACCGACCCCATCCGGTTCTTCGTCGACGCTGCCGACGTACTGGGGGTCGACGGGTCCACTGTGGCCGGGTACGTCGCGGAACTGACGAGCACGCTCGCGGCCGACGTACGGATGGCTTCTACGGCAGTACCCGCTGCTGAGCTGCTGGAACTGCACCACACCCGGCTGGAAGGGCACCTGACCGGGCACCCGCTCCTGGTCGCCAACAAGGGCCGCCTGGGCTTCTCGGCCTCCGACAGCGAGCGGTACGCCCCAGAGGCCCGTACGCCGCTGCACCTGGTCTGGCTCGCCGTACGCCGTGGTCTCGCCGAGTTCCGCGGTACGCCGGACCTCTCGGAGCACTCGGTCATCGCCAGGGAGCTGGACCCGCCTGTGATCGAGGCGTTCCGTGCGCGCTTGGACGACCCCGACGCGTACGTGTGGCTCCCGTGCCACCCGTGGCAACTGGACCACGTCGTCCGCACCCAGTGGGCCCGCGAACTCGCCACCGGGGAGATCGTCGTGCTGGGGGAGAGCCCCGACGAGTACCTCCCGACCCAGTCGATCCGCACGATGGTCAACATCTCGAATCCTTCGCGCTACCAGGTCAAGCTTCCCCTGAAGATCCTGAACACCTCGGTCTACCGCGGCATCCCGTCCCATTGCACCCTCGCCGCCCCGATGATCACCCAATGGCTACGCGGCCTCTGGTCCCGCGACGAGATCTTCCGCGCCCTAGGCACCGAGCTCCTGGGCGAGGTCGCCTCGGTCACCGTCCCGCACCCCGAACTCTCCACCCACCCCGCCATCCCCTACCAATGGACCGAAACCCTCGGCTCCATCTGGCGCGACCCCGTAGACCCCCGCCTCCAGAGCGGTGAGACGGTGTGGCCGCTGGCCGCCGTCTTACATCCCGGACTGGCTGAAGAAATGATCGCCCGCTCCGGAACCGACCCCCAAGCCTGGCTGGGCCACCTGCTCTCTACCCTCTTCCGCCCCTTGCTCCACCTGCTCCACCACTACGGCATCACAGTCAACCCGCATGGTGAAAACCTCGCCATCATCTGCGACGGCTCGGGTCTGCCCAGTCGCCTCGTCATCAAGGATCTCGTCGACGACATCAACATCTCGACCGATCCAATCGTTGCCCGAGGCATCGAGCCGGACTCCCACGATCGCGTTCTCCCTCGCAAACCATGGCCGATCCTCCGCCAGTACGTCGTGGATGCCCTCCTGCTAGGCGTCTTGAACCCGCTGGCCGCCAGATCGCTGATCCGCGAAGAAACCTTCTGGGGTATAGCTCTAGGCGAGGTACACCGCTACACCCAGAACCACCCTGAATACACCGACCGCTTGACGGCTACAGCACTCACGGCAGAATCCTTTCTCCGCTACCCGCTGAACGGCTACCGCCTGACCCTCGGCTACACCGACCTCGACACCCGCCCACCCATCCCGGTCACCGGCACAATCCCCAACCCGTTGCACACAGCCACACCAATCCCCTTGCAATATTGA
- a CDS encoding Mom family adenine methylcarbamoylation protein has translation MSTIASERQAASRFVLPLSSDGEDASDARLTLEVCRKQVPAFEQMLTCVASEFDVYWRALEVRTLLHLPRMARPDGTVALAAVMAELRRNAEQLRSDHWEIKDLVPEPGFLLSDLHFVGLASHQANQIFSRLHYLRSARHGSINFALVDPLNHLPVTLCSVSPLDWVRVGRQLQTQFGVPSGAAWEVSRVYSHRGAPKFAISQLLSKVRQVLAQEIPEAEVLTTAVDPNLGFQGTSYRAANWRQWMSIEARPYLYVDRDYASPRQLRATWGSANLEQLGRQNPDVLFEKSGPKLLDSLIFCCRLRDVTEVVPIPERRRVRR, from the coding sequence GTGTCAACCATCGCTTCGGAGAGACAGGCCGCCAGTCGATTCGTCTTGCCGTTGTCGTCCGACGGTGAGGACGCGTCGGATGCTCGACTTACGCTCGAAGTCTGCCGAAAGCAGGTGCCGGCATTCGAGCAGATGCTCACCTGCGTTGCGAGCGAGTTCGACGTCTACTGGCGGGCGCTCGAGGTTCGCACGCTCCTGCATCTGCCGCGCATGGCCCGTCCTGACGGAACCGTCGCGCTCGCTGCGGTGATGGCAGAATTGAGGCGTAACGCGGAACAGCTGCGGAGCGATCATTGGGAGATCAAGGACCTGGTTCCAGAACCTGGATTCCTCCTGTCTGATCTGCATTTTGTGGGCCTGGCGAGCCATCAGGCCAATCAGATTTTCAGCAGGCTTCACTATTTGCGAAGCGCGCGTCATGGCTCAATCAATTTCGCACTCGTCGATCCCTTGAATCACCTTCCTGTGACCCTGTGCAGTGTTTCTCCGCTGGACTGGGTGCGCGTGGGCCGGCAGTTGCAGACGCAGTTCGGTGTGCCGTCCGGGGCAGCCTGGGAGGTATCGCGTGTGTATTCGCACCGCGGCGCCCCGAAGTTCGCGATTTCGCAACTTCTCTCGAAGGTCCGGCAGGTGCTTGCCCAAGAGATCCCCGAAGCCGAGGTGCTGACCACTGCGGTCGATCCGAACCTTGGCTTCCAGGGCACCAGCTATCGAGCTGCGAATTGGCGGCAGTGGATGTCGATCGAGGCAAGGCCCTACCTGTATGTCGATCGCGACTATGCCAGCCCTCGCCAGCTTCGAGCCACTTGGGGAAGCGCCAATCTGGAGCAGTTAGGGCGTCAGAATCCCGATGTCCTGTTCGAGAAGAGCGGCCCGAAACTCCTAGACTCGCTGATCTTTTGCTGCCGCCTGCGGGATGTTACGGAAGTCGTTCCGATCCCCGAACGGCGCCGTGTCCGTCGTTGA
- a CDS encoding PfkB family carbohydrate kinase yields the protein MIDSSDNQADKVRLLAGMLEKLRTHDGLTLERLSSDRTGLAAPLIDLAVTRRYANSHNLDPAVAAFTLVLSCVRDDLDGTQQIIADAILGLRLHLKAYDDAGLDGNITRSLYNPSVTRRRQTLLSNWHRIHRALGTEPDPAPSDRSLRGTTEPAVLRKLAKRLIDRNYAPEPRAVTKSGGPIAPENEQSGRVVVVGGAVMDVIFRTKSLPAPETSSEAFSFDLTPGGKGLTQAVATAHLGLETYLIAAVADDRFGEEILAYLDAEGVNTSLVKRVPGVRTPFTGVIERELGDSIAVNWRNEGSIHLTPSDVVDRRTEIESCDALLTTFEVPRTTMQETLAIADGVQDHRPLTIVTPGQPYINERISHDALSRMDYLVAHSWELGPFAQGQTPFNPDPVARNLLAFGVQTLCLLVSGGCTVYSHRAQDPIGVPTLPTIYKETSAARDAFCAALAAKLIENDGVFSNKVALWAAAAMSCAAANYSQSDWMLTRARIDALLDRSFGISDVGILAVPSTTDTAPFGDRNDFRNIPQAAAKDQRV from the coding sequence ATGATCGACAGCAGCGACAATCAGGCAGACAAGGTTCGGCTCCTCGCAGGCATGCTCGAGAAGCTCCGAACCCACGATGGTCTGACGCTCGAACGACTCAGCTCGGACAGAACCGGCCTGGCTGCCCCGCTCATCGACCTGGCCGTCACCCGCCGATACGCCAACAGCCACAACCTCGATCCGGCCGTGGCTGCCTTCACGCTGGTCTTGAGCTGCGTACGCGATGATCTCGACGGAACCCAGCAGATCATCGCCGACGCGATCCTCGGCCTCAGGCTGCATCTCAAGGCATACGATGATGCCGGTTTGGATGGCAACATCACGCGATCCCTCTACAACCCGTCTGTCACCCGCCGCAGACAGACTCTGCTCAGCAACTGGCACCGCATACATCGAGCGCTCGGCACCGAACCGGACCCGGCGCCAAGCGATCGATCGCTGCGCGGAACCACCGAACCTGCTGTACTGCGAAAACTCGCCAAGCGCCTCATCGACCGCAACTACGCTCCCGAACCACGTGCGGTCACGAAGTCTGGCGGGCCGATAGCTCCAGAAAACGAGCAGTCCGGGCGTGTTGTCGTCGTCGGTGGAGCAGTCATGGATGTCATCTTCCGGACGAAGAGCCTGCCGGCTCCAGAAACGTCCAGCGAGGCCTTCAGCTTCGACCTGACTCCTGGCGGCAAAGGCCTCACTCAAGCGGTCGCCACCGCTCATTTGGGCCTTGAGACCTATCTGATCGCTGCCGTGGCCGACGATCGTTTCGGAGAGGAGATCCTTGCGTATCTTGACGCGGAGGGGGTGAATACGTCGCTTGTCAAAAGAGTGCCGGGGGTCCGCACTCCGTTCACCGGTGTGATCGAGAGGGAACTCGGCGACAGCATCGCCGTCAACTGGCGCAACGAAGGGAGCATCCATCTCACACCTTCGGACGTCGTCGACCGCCGCACCGAAATCGAGAGCTGCGACGCGCTCCTCACGACGTTCGAGGTACCGCGCACCACGATGCAGGAAACACTTGCAATCGCCGATGGCGTCCAGGACCACCGACCGCTGACCATCGTCACTCCGGGCCAGCCGTACATCAACGAACGAATTTCGCACGACGCACTGTCGCGTATGGACTATCTCGTCGCGCACTCGTGGGAACTCGGACCTTTCGCTCAGGGCCAGACACCGTTCAACCCAGATCCGGTTGCGCGGAATCTTCTCGCCTTCGGCGTTCAGACTCTGTGCCTGCTGGTGAGCGGTGGTTGCACGGTCTACTCGCATCGCGCTCAGGATCCCATCGGCGTTCCGACGCTGCCGACAATTTACAAAGAAACCTCAGCAGCGCGCGATGCCTTCTGCGCTGCCTTGGCAGCCAAGCTGATCGAGAACGACGGGGTCTTCTCGAACAAGGTGGCGCTCTGGGCGGCCGCCGCAATGTCGTGTGCCGCAGCCAACTATTCGCAATCGGACTGGATGCTGACCCGGGCTCGCATCGACGCGCTCCTGGATCGCTCGTTCGGCATCAGCGATGTCGGCATCCTGGCAGTGCCATCAACGACGGACACGGCGCCGTTCGGGGATCGGAACGACTTCCGTAACATCCCGCAGGCGGCAGCAAAAGATCAGCGAGTCTAG
- a CDS encoding PfkB family carbohydrate kinase: protein MSDYLVQGLTEATYLVPVFESLRRYDGLTAKRLSATRAANPLLRLPIVQNHAVQTGQKPAAAAVEVITEQVRELDSPTDRIIADTALRLGIYLKAYKSSQISKRALYLLASGGLGERRQALVEHWDALHQAIGVQPPSERPPREHTLRTRRESEAFDKLGALLVNPKPTGGHSGPIPLSTALSVDSTAAGQVIVVGGATIDHIWRVRSIPEIATSAMAMSYTRTPGGKGLSQAVAAAHLDLDVALIAAIANDEDGEVIRDHLASEGVDISFLTVVDRQDVRTPATGVFELPAGNSSAAVWRDGPELDVATIDRWAAALTSCDVLLLTFELPQSVLRHILSLVAAAPERPVVILTPGQPYADGHLLSPALKQVDYLVAYLWELETFAFSDEARYDPQLLSENLLSLGLRCLCLLGDRGGTVYQQGSPPEPLPAPHSVLKQSSITRDSFCAALAARLIEGGSLTDDAIRWAAAAMTSFTGAYREAASHPRRAVVEKHYREISDAMEVD from the coding sequence ATGTCCGATTATCTCGTCCAAGGACTCACCGAGGCGACCTACCTGGTCCCTGTGTTCGAGTCCCTGCGACGGTACGACGGCCTCACCGCCAAGCGACTTTCCGCCACCCGAGCGGCCAACCCCCTGCTCCGCCTACCCATCGTCCAGAACCACGCCGTCCAAACCGGGCAAAAGCCAGCAGCGGCAGCCGTCGAAGTCATCACCGAGCAAGTCCGCGAACTCGACTCGCCGACCGACCGGATCATCGCCGACACGGCCCTCAGACTCGGCATCTACCTCAAGGCCTACAAATCCAGCCAGATCTCGAAACGTGCTCTCTACCTGCTGGCATCTGGCGGACTGGGCGAGCGGCGGCAGGCGCTCGTCGAACACTGGGATGCCTTGCATCAAGCCATTGGGGTGCAGCCTCCTTCTGAACGGCCGCCGCGTGAGCACACTCTGCGGACCCGGAGGGAGAGCGAGGCCTTCGACAAACTTGGCGCCCTTCTCGTCAATCCCAAGCCGACTGGCGGACACTCCGGGCCGATTCCCTTGTCTACCGCCTTGAGTGTCGATTCCACCGCAGCTGGACAGGTCATAGTCGTTGGCGGCGCCACCATCGACCATATCTGGCGGGTCAGGTCGATTCCCGAGATCGCGACATCTGCGATGGCGATGAGCTACACCCGCACTCCTGGCGGCAAAGGCCTCAGCCAGGCGGTCGCCGCCGCCCATCTCGATCTCGACGTCGCCCTGATCGCAGCCATCGCCAACGATGAGGACGGCGAGGTCATCCGCGATCACCTTGCGAGCGAAGGCGTCGACATCTCATTCCTGACGGTAGTTGATCGTCAGGACGTGAGAACACCCGCGACGGGCGTCTTCGAACTTCCTGCCGGCAACAGCTCAGCAGCTGTATGGCGCGACGGCCCCGAACTCGACGTCGCGACCATCGACCGGTGGGCAGCAGCGCTCACCTCGTGCGACGTGCTTCTGCTGACCTTCGAACTCCCGCAATCGGTCCTCAGGCACATCCTCAGCCTTGTCGCCGCGGCGCCGGAGCGCCCTGTTGTCATCCTGACGCCAGGGCAGCCGTACGCCGACGGCCACCTCCTGAGCCCCGCGCTGAAACAGGTCGATTACCTCGTTGCCTATTTGTGGGAACTGGAGACCTTCGCCTTCTCCGACGAGGCGAGGTACGACCCTCAGCTCCTCAGCGAAAACCTTCTCAGTCTCGGGCTGCGATGCCTTTGTCTCCTGGGCGACCGCGGCGGCACCGTCTATCAACAAGGCAGCCCCCCAGAACCACTACCCGCCCCTCATTCCGTTCTCAAGCAATCTTCCATCACTCGCGACTCGTTCTGCGCCGCTCTCGCCGCGCGCCTGATCGAAGGCGGTTCGCTCACAGACGACGCCATCCGCTGGGCCGCGGCCGCTATGACCAGCTTCACCGGGGCCTACCGTGAGGCCGCCTCCCATCCTCGTCGCGCCGTCGTCGAAAAGCACTACCGCGAGATCTCAGACGCCATGGAGGTGGATTGA
- a CDS encoding DUF2157 domain-containing protein, which translates to MSGTRPPYPTSFGDPRPLLQPPANQPPNQPPRPSRIRRLSPQATLLTLGVLLLLAAGVTFLAVNWDNLPVAAQAAIIGTLAALSFAGSIPASRRNLAGTAEALAILGTGLLTVDLYGARALGLIPPTAVDGLTYSAIVFATIAVLALLMTRLAPKVITYGVTTVIAAQLPIPLVLIDRTSLPVLLGALLAQVVSTLILSAKGTAIVRRTGSITATIVFCGILVAGMTRTLLGLLTTTTLSITIATAAVVCLAAATGIAILHKRPLPAAFPSGLGECVCAAAAAFAVATTLPQLPGPSRWFATALVTTLAVIELVAARRTGKLAIVLHSATITVAAVDLTYCVATDDIRQLGYLAAILAVLAVLAAARKLTDPVPSAAVASLSAQLAIVLFAFDGYVGAWPAAVALAAVAAIGIAVTCGYVGKPLEPVLLTTAACAAVLAEIAAVSVSPYTATGVVLTIVAAPLIAYGMNPRRRPTLLQAALLLIIANTAFMLGADAHTLEWYTVPPAVILLAVGIVAWRNQPSWVFLGPGLMLGLAPSALVADTTDNWLRATLVVAAAVLLILIAVRYSLQSPFIIGSAAVAKIAIAQFLEVAPLIPRWITLATAGLILLATGATYERRLTQAKQATRWITNLR; encoded by the coding sequence GTGTCCGGGACCCGCCCGCCGTACCCGACGAGCTTCGGCGACCCCCGTCCGCTTCTCCAGCCACCCGCCAACCAGCCGCCCAACCAGCCGCCGAGACCTTCCCGGATCCGCCGCCTCAGCCCTCAGGCCACCCTCCTCACCCTCGGCGTACTCCTCCTCCTGGCCGCCGGCGTCACCTTCCTGGCCGTCAACTGGGACAACCTCCCCGTCGCCGCCCAGGCCGCCATCATCGGCACCCTCGCCGCCCTCTCCTTCGCCGGCTCGATCCCCGCGAGCCGCCGGAACCTGGCCGGCACCGCCGAAGCCCTCGCCATCCTCGGCACCGGCCTCCTCACCGTCGACCTGTACGGCGCCCGCGCCCTCGGCCTGATCCCACCGACCGCCGTCGACGGCCTCACCTACAGCGCGATCGTCTTCGCAACCATCGCCGTACTCGCCCTCCTGATGACCCGCCTGGCCCCCAAGGTCATCACGTACGGCGTAACCACCGTCATCGCCGCCCAACTCCCGATCCCCCTCGTCCTGATCGACCGAACGAGCCTCCCGGTTCTCCTCGGCGCGCTCCTGGCCCAGGTCGTCAGCACGCTGATCCTGTCCGCGAAGGGCACCGCGATCGTCCGCCGTACCGGATCCATCACCGCAACCATCGTCTTCTGCGGCATCCTCGTGGCCGGCATGACCCGCACCCTCCTGGGCCTCCTGACCACCACAACTCTGTCCATCACGATCGCGACCGCCGCAGTCGTCTGCCTCGCCGCCGCGACCGGCATCGCGATCCTCCACAAGCGTCCCCTCCCCGCGGCGTTCCCCTCCGGCCTCGGCGAGTGCGTCTGCGCCGCAGCCGCCGCCTTCGCGGTAGCCACCACGCTCCCGCAACTCCCCGGCCCGAGCCGCTGGTTCGCCACAGCACTCGTCACGACCCTCGCCGTCATCGAGCTTGTCGCAGCCCGCCGTACCGGCAAGCTCGCCATCGTCCTGCACTCAGCAACCATCACGGTCGCCGCCGTCGACCTCACGTACTGCGTGGCGACCGACGACATCCGCCAACTCGGCTACCTCGCCGCGATCCTCGCCGTACTGGCCGTCCTCGCCGCCGCCCGCAAGCTCACCGACCCCGTCCCCAGCGCCGCCGTCGCCAGCCTGAGCGCCCAACTCGCGATCGTCCTGTTCGCCTTCGACGGGTACGTCGGCGCGTGGCCGGCCGCCGTCGCACTAGCGGCCGTGGCCGCGATCGGCATCGCCGTCACCTGCGGGTACGTCGGCAAGCCGCTGGAACCCGTCCTGCTCACCACAGCCGCATGCGCCGCCGTACTCGCCGAGATCGCCGCTGTGTCGGTCTCCCCCTACACCGCAACCGGCGTGGTCCTGACCATCGTCGCCGCCCCGCTGATTGCCTACGGCATGAACCCGCGCCGCCGCCCCACCCTGCTGCAGGCCGCCCTCCTGCTCATCATCGCCAACACCGCCTTCATGCTCGGCGCCGACGCACACACCCTGGAGTGGTACACCGTCCCGCCCGCCGTGATCCTGCTCGCCGTCGGCATCGTTGCCTGGCGCAACCAACCCAGCTGGGTCTTCCTGGGCCCCGGCCTGATGCTCGGCCTCGCACCCTCCGCCCTGGTCGCCGACACCACCGACAACTGGCTCCGCGCCACCCTCGTGGTAGCCGCAGCCGTCCTCCTCATCCTGATCGCCGTCCGCTACTCCCTCCAATCCCCCTTCATCATCGGCTCCGCCGCCGTAGCCAAAATCGCCATAGCCCAATTCCTGGAAGTAGCCCCCCTCATCCCCCGCTGGATAACCCTCGCCACCGCCGGCCTAATCCTCCTAGCCACAGGCGCCACCTACGAACGCCGCCTAACCCAAGCCAAACAAGCCACCCGCTGGATAACCAACCTCCGCTAA
- a CDS encoding class I SAM-dependent methyltransferase: protein MYRGTSGHVELARAQQERWDSAYARRPQLHGLEPSAAAQQAVARFGAAGIDDVLELGAGHGRDALFLARQGFSVHATDFSETALDQLRHEAQREGLDDRVTAALHDVRDPLPPADGGVNAVFANLLLNMAFSPSELRSLVAEIHRVLSPGGVFVYAVWSTGDPCSQHWQQLGDGLSVHDGFVGRFFDEVLVRELAEHWQLDELTPYHEGQRQMWRVALTKQ from the coding sequence ATGTATAGAGGGACTTCTGGGCATGTCGAGCTCGCAAGAGCTCAGCAGGAACGTTGGGACTCGGCGTACGCGAGACGCCCGCAGTTGCACGGACTGGAGCCATCGGCCGCTGCGCAGCAGGCCGTCGCGAGGTTCGGTGCCGCAGGCATCGATGACGTGCTGGAACTCGGCGCCGGCCACGGCAGGGACGCGCTTTTCCTGGCCAGACAGGGATTCAGCGTGCACGCCACCGACTTCAGCGAGACGGCGCTCGACCAGTTGCGGCACGAGGCGCAGCGCGAGGGGCTCGACGATCGGGTGACCGCTGCGCTGCACGACGTCCGCGACCCGCTGCCGCCGGCCGACGGCGGAGTGAACGCGGTGTTCGCGAATCTCCTGCTGAACATGGCGTTCTCGCCGTCCGAGCTGCGGTCACTCGTGGCCGAGATCCACCGGGTGCTGAGCCCCGGCGGGGTTTTCGTGTACGCCGTGTGGTCGACCGGCGACCCGTGCTCGCAGCACTGGCAGCAGCTCGGCGACGGACTGTCAGTACACGACGGTTTCGTGGGCCGTTTCTTCGACGAGGTCCTGGTGCGTGAGCTCGCCGAGCACTGGCAGCTCGACGAGCTCACGCCGTACCACGAAGGTCAACGCCAGATGTGGCGTGTGGCCCTCACTAAGCAGTGA